A genome region from Magnolia sinica isolate HGM2019 chromosome 8, MsV1, whole genome shotgun sequence includes the following:
- the LOC131253387 gene encoding alcohol acyltransferase 9 has protein sequence MAGFVVDVKEVMLVTPESPTPKHILKLSSLDSQLFLRFTIEYLFIYPPHPNQDRGTVVEQMKAGLARALVPYYPFSGRVRQRSDGLGLEVVCHAQGAVFIEAESNASVCEFERAPRRRNQWRKLLAIHVEDVLAGPALIVQLTWLADGAAALAVGISHCICDGIGSGEFLNSWAELATGQRGLDELQPEPVWDRHLLEPMQAPHNLIPHPEFERVQDQCRFSTRLTKEPLVPTAICFDRRHLVELKKLASASEDEWVDSVGIPSRVSDFPYTSFEVLSAHVWRCWVRAMELPERQTVRLLFSIDIRRRVEPGLPEGYYGNGFVLGCAQATVKELDENGLGWAAGLVRSAKERVGDEYVRSVVEMVSESRASPDLVGVLILSQWSRLGLERVDFGLGKPLHVGPICCDIYCLFLPVYKQRDAVKVMLAVPKSGISKYEYWLRNP, from the coding sequence ATGGCGGGTTTTGTAGTTGATGTCAAAGAAGTAATGCTTGTAACTCCAGAAAGCCCGACTCCGAAACACATTCTCAAATTATCTTCTTTGGATTCTCAGCTCTTTCTCAGATTCACCATTGAGTATTTATTCATTTATCCTCCTCATCCTAACCAAGATCGTGGAACGGTTGTGGAGCAGATGAAGGCAGGACTCGCACGAGCGTTGGTTCCGTACTACCCGTTCTCGGGTCGGGTGAGACAACGGTCTGATGGATTGGGTCTTGAGGTAGTGTGTCATGCCCAAGGTGCTGTTTTCATTGAAGCGGAGTCGAATGCATCTGTTTGCGAGTTTGAGCGAGCCCCACGTCGTCGAAATCAGTGGAGGAAATTGCTGGCCATACACGTGGAGGATGTTTTAGCTGGTCCAGCTCTCATTGTACAGCTGACATGGCTTGCTGATGGAGCTGCGGCTCTTGCTGTGGGAATCAGTCATTGTATTTGTGATGGAATTGGGAGTGGTGAGTTCCTTAATTCGTGGGCTGAGTTGGCAACTGGACAGCGTGGACTCGATGAACTACAACCAGAACCTGTCTGGGACCGACATCTTCTCGAACCTATGCaggccccacataacttgattCCTCACCCCGAGTTTGAACGAGTTCAAGATCAGTGCCGTTTCTCAACTCGTCTCACAAAAGAACCACTCGTCCCGACTGCTATTTGCTTCGATCGTCGACACCTGGTTGAGCTTAAAAAACTCGCTTCAGCAAGTGAAGACGAGTGGGTCGACTCAGTAGGAATCCCGAGTCGAGTCAGTGATTTCCCATACACGTCATTCGAAGTGTTATCTGCACATGTTTGGAGGTGTTGGGTGAGAGCGATGGAACTGCCAGAGAGGCAGACGGTGCGGTTGCTTTTCAGCATCGATATCCGAAGAAGGGTGGAGCCAGGACTCCCGGAAGGGTATTATGGGAATGGATTTGTGCTGGGTTGCGCACAAGCGACTGTAAAAGAACTCGACGAGAACGGGTTGGGGTGGGCTGCTGGGCTGGTGAGGAGTGCGAAGGAACGGGTTGGGGATGAGTATGTGAGATCGGTGGTTGAGATGGTGAGTGAGTCAAGAGCGAGTCCTGACTTAGTGGGTGTGTTGATCTTGTCACAGTGGTCAAGGTTGGGATTGGAGAGAGTGGATTTTGGGCTGGGGAAGCctttgcatgtggggcccatctgttgTGATATATATTGCTTGTTTTTGCCAGTTTACAAGCAAAGGGATGCAGTGAAGGTGATGTTAGCTGTACCCAAGAGTGGGATTTCTAAGTATGAGTATTGGCTTAGGAAtccttaa